The Sorangiineae bacterium MSr11367 genome window below encodes:
- the gatC gene encoding Asp-tRNA(Asn)/Glu-tRNA(Gln) amidotransferase subunit GatC: protein MTTRIDRAQVEHIAQLASLILADDETERLTRELADMVRYVEELNELDTANVEPTAYVQLERSELRTDEVEPCLDPQETLAQAPRSAHGGFAVPTFVES from the coding sequence ATGACGACACGCATCGATCGCGCGCAGGTAGAGCACATTGCTCAGCTTGCATCGCTCATTTTGGCCGACGACGAGACGGAGCGCCTCACGCGCGAGCTCGCCGACATGGTGCGGTACGTCGAAGAGTTGAACGAGTTGGACACGGCGAACGTGGAGCCGACAGCCTACGTGCAACTAGAGCGCAGTGAGCTGCGGACCGACGAGGTCGAGCCTTGTTTGGATCCGCAGGAGACGCTCGCACAGGCGCCGCGCTCGGCCCATGGCGGCTTTGCCGTGCCCACGTTCGTGGAGAGCTGA
- a CDS encoding serine/threonine protein kinase, with the protein MGNSSHAVPPRLGPYELIERLATGGMAEVYLARRAGPRGFQKLCAVKRILPQLARDPDFVAMFVDEARVCANLSHPNIVQVFDFGEQDEELYMAMEYVDGTTGARLIRAAAARGEELPLEVSLHVALSILRGLEYAHAARDRKGRPLNLVHRDVSPGNVLIDRSGAVKLTDFGIARASDFERRTDQGQLKGKLGYMSPEQVTGRELDARSDLFTVGIVLAELVTLRPLFSGGRELDVLLRIRDADLGPIDRAGSLLPDDVKSVLLRALARDKLLRYSNAAVFAEAIEEIIRRRRLQVGPARLSAWIERLGLIDGPDVSSDNEPSRPGTAILEPDDVVRNDPRGDGSYDSGGSYEVAPQIYRVDLGDGTASQPMSYPRVIELFATGAIGSRSLVARESGRFKPALHYKEFSRFVTSPALRWDDDADGAEKSMLDRATLPAYLFQLALERETGALVFRNEEKQKKIFLVEGAPEFVASTDRRELLGEHLVATGQVLRMEVEMALAMLPKFGGRLGDALVGLGVLRPIELFRAIHDQTQMRYMDVLGWPDASISFTRGARSHEETFPLGVDPFELIARGIREGYTVSELVQLLAPIEDDVLERVPNPPVRIEVLRLPERESYILRKVDGTSSVRALIGQMTNLKIADADDVMRAVFVGLSCEMLRSIRWTALHPDSGIRRSGASKVRLGR; encoded by the coding sequence GTGGGCAACTCGAGCCATGCCGTGCCGCCCCGTCTCGGGCCGTACGAGCTCATTGAACGCCTTGCCACGGGTGGCATGGCCGAGGTGTATCTGGCGCGCCGGGCTGGACCGCGCGGTTTTCAAAAGCTCTGTGCCGTCAAGCGCATCCTTCCACAGCTGGCACGCGATCCGGATTTCGTCGCGATGTTCGTGGACGAGGCGCGCGTGTGTGCCAACCTCTCGCACCCGAACATCGTCCAGGTCTTCGACTTCGGCGAGCAGGACGAAGAGCTCTACATGGCCATGGAGTACGTCGACGGCACGACGGGCGCTCGCCTGATTCGCGCCGCCGCCGCCCGCGGGGAGGAGCTCCCGCTGGAGGTGTCGCTCCACGTGGCCCTCAGCATTTTGCGCGGCCTCGAGTACGCGCACGCCGCGCGCGATCGCAAAGGGCGCCCCCTCAACCTGGTCCACCGCGACGTGTCACCGGGCAATGTACTCATTGATCGGTCGGGCGCGGTCAAGTTGACGGATTTCGGCATCGCACGCGCCTCGGACTTCGAGCGGCGCACGGACCAGGGCCAGCTCAAAGGCAAGCTCGGTTACATGTCGCCGGAGCAGGTGACGGGCCGCGAACTCGATGCGCGGAGCGACCTTTTCACCGTGGGCATCGTCCTCGCGGAGCTGGTGACCTTGCGCCCTCTCTTCTCGGGCGGCCGCGAGCTCGACGTGCTCTTGCGCATCCGTGATGCGGATCTCGGCCCCATCGATCGCGCCGGTTCGCTGCTTCCGGACGACGTGAAATCCGTGCTTCTGCGCGCGCTCGCGCGGGACAAGCTGCTGCGCTACTCCAACGCGGCCGTCTTCGCGGAGGCCATCGAGGAGATCATCCGGCGGCGCCGTCTGCAGGTCGGTCCCGCGCGGCTTTCGGCGTGGATCGAGCGGCTCGGTTTGATCGACGGGCCCGATGTCTCGAGCGACAACGAGCCAAGCCGGCCGGGCACCGCCATCCTCGAGCCGGACGACGTGGTTCGCAACGATCCGCGCGGCGATGGCTCCTACGACAGCGGCGGCTCCTACGAGGTGGCGCCGCAGATCTACCGGGTCGACTTGGGTGACGGCACCGCGAGCCAGCCCATGTCGTACCCGCGGGTCATCGAGTTGTTCGCGACGGGCGCCATCGGCAGCCGGTCCCTCGTGGCGCGCGAGTCGGGGCGCTTCAAGCCGGCGCTGCACTACAAGGAGTTCTCGCGCTTCGTCACCAGCCCCGCGCTCCGCTGGGACGACGACGCCGACGGCGCCGAGAAGAGCATGCTCGATCGGGCCACGCTCCCCGCGTACCTGTTCCAACTCGCGCTGGAACGCGAAACGGGCGCGCTGGTCTTCCGCAACGAGGAGAAGCAGAAGAAGATCTTCCTCGTGGAGGGCGCACCGGAGTTCGTCGCCTCGACGGATCGCCGCGAGCTGCTCGGCGAGCACTTGGTGGCGACCGGCCAGGTGCTGCGCATGGAGGTCGAAATGGCGCTGGCCATGCTGCCGAAGTTCGGCGGGCGGCTGGGCGACGCGCTGGTGGGCCTGGGCGTGTTGCGGCCCATCGAGCTTTTCCGCGCGATCCACGATCAGACGCAGATGCGCTACATGGACGTTCTCGGCTGGCCCGACGCGAGCATCAGCTTCACGCGCGGCGCGCGCTCGCACGAGGAGACGTTTCCCCTGGGCGTCGACCCGTTCGAACTCATCGCACGCGGCATCCGCGAGGGCTACACGGTGAGCGAGCTGGTGCAGCTTCTCGCCCCCATCGAGGACGACGTTCTCGAACGCGTGCCGAACCCGCCGGTGCGCATCGAGGTGCTGCGGCTGCCCGAGCGCGAGTCGTACATCTTGCGCAAGGTCGACGGGACGAGCTCGGTGCGCGCGCTCATCGGGCAGATGACCAACTTGAAGATCGCCGACGCCGACGACGTGATGCGCGCGGTATTCGTCGGCCTCTCGTGCGAGATGCTGCGTTCGATCCGCTGGACGGCGCTGCATCCCGACAGCGGCATCCGCCGCTCGGGCGCTTCGAAGGTGCGGCTCGGGCGATAG
- the gatA gene encoding Asp-tRNA(Asn)/Glu-tRNA(Gln) amidotransferase subunit GatA has translation MPSHDEVLAIAERVRAGETSALDATQAALTAIDARNGALNAFLTVSHENALDQARAVDAKRARGEKLGPLAGVPIGIKDALCTRGVVTTAASKILEGYVPPYDATVVARLRAADAIIIGKTNMDEFAMGSSNENSAYGPVKNPWDPERTPGGSSGGSAAAVAARMVSATLGSDTGGSIRQPAALTGTVGIKPTYGRVSRFGLIAFASSLDQVGPFATDVRGAARVLGVISGKDPKDATSLGAPVDDYEAACGKSVKGLRIGVPAEYFAKGLNPEVEASIRAAISELEAEGCIVRPVKLPHTRYALATYYIIADAEASSNLARFDGVRYGLRVEPSGPGKADLKAMYGATRDAGFGTEVKRRILLGTFVLSAGYYDAYYLKAQKVRTLIRRDFEEAFREVDVICSPTSPTPAFRLGEKVDDPLAMYLNDVYTLPASLAGIPGCSVPAKPTASGLPVGLQIVAPWLEEAKMFSVAAAFEARSPGLVPPLAT, from the coding sequence ATGCCGAGCCATGACGAGGTGCTCGCGATCGCCGAAAGGGTTCGCGCGGGCGAGACGAGTGCGCTGGACGCAACCCAGGCAGCCCTGACGGCCATCGACGCGAGGAACGGCGCGCTGAACGCGTTTCTCACGGTGTCGCACGAGAACGCGCTCGACCAGGCGCGCGCCGTCGACGCCAAGCGCGCCCGCGGTGAGAAGCTGGGGCCTCTGGCCGGCGTGCCCATTGGGATCAAAGATGCCTTGTGCACGCGCGGGGTGGTGACCACGGCCGCGTCGAAGATCCTCGAGGGCTATGTCCCTCCATACGACGCGACGGTGGTCGCGCGGCTGCGCGCGGCCGATGCGATCATCATCGGCAAGACGAACATGGACGAGTTCGCGATGGGCTCGTCCAATGAAAACAGTGCGTATGGCCCGGTGAAAAACCCGTGGGATCCGGAGCGCACGCCGGGCGGTTCGTCCGGTGGAAGCGCGGCGGCGGTGGCAGCGCGCATGGTGAGCGCGACCCTGGGAAGCGATACCGGTGGCTCGATCCGGCAGCCGGCCGCGCTCACGGGAACGGTGGGCATCAAGCCGACCTACGGGCGCGTGTCGCGTTTCGGGCTCATTGCCTTTGCCTCGAGCCTCGACCAAGTGGGCCCCTTCGCCACGGACGTGCGCGGTGCGGCGCGCGTGCTCGGCGTCATCTCCGGCAAAGACCCGAAGGACGCGACCTCGCTGGGTGCGCCGGTGGACGACTACGAGGCCGCGTGCGGCAAGTCGGTCAAAGGGCTGCGCATCGGCGTCCCCGCGGAATACTTCGCCAAGGGGCTCAATCCGGAGGTGGAGGCGAGCATCCGCGCGGCCATTTCCGAGCTGGAGGCCGAGGGCTGCATCGTGCGCCCGGTGAAGCTTCCGCACACGCGCTATGCGTTGGCGACGTATTACATCATCGCGGACGCGGAGGCCTCGAGCAACCTGGCGCGCTTCGATGGCGTCCGCTACGGGCTTCGCGTGGAGCCGTCCGGGCCGGGCAAAGCCGACCTCAAGGCGATGTACGGCGCCACGCGCGACGCGGGCTTCGGCACCGAGGTGAAGAGGCGCATTTTGTTGGGCACGTTCGTGCTCTCGGCCGGGTACTACGATGCGTACTACTTGAAGGCGCAGAAGGTCCGCACCTTGATCCGGCGTGACTTCGAGGAGGCATTCCGCGAGGTCGACGTGATCTGCTCGCCGACGTCGCCGACCCCCGCGTTTCGCCTGGGCGAGAAGGTGGACGATCCCCTCGCCATGTATTTGAACGACGTTTACACGCTCCCCGCGAGCCTTGCGGGCATTCCGGGTTGCAGCGTGCCGGCCAAACCGACGGCGTCGGGGCTTCCGGTGGGGCTGCAGATCGTGGCGCCCTGGCTCGAGGAGGCAAAGATGTTCTCGGTGGCCGCCGCCTTCGAAGCGCGCTCGCCGGGGTTGGTTCCGCCGCTTGCAACGTGA
- a CDS encoding GNAT family N-acetyltransferase, which yields MLKVVPLDAAHLEGWAALFEACHCSCYCRYWHFIGTTNDWLARTAFSADVNREEHAQGLLAGDPASRGLVALSEADAVVGWMKLVPRSTVTKLRKGRVYGALDLGTDEGVYSIGCFLVHPDHRGKGVARALVHGADEAVRAWGGRAVEAYPRRSNDELRPEEVWMGPEQIYIDAGYTHIAGEAPYPVYRKDLGFRG from the coding sequence ATGCTGAAGGTCGTTCCCCTCGACGCGGCCCATCTCGAGGGCTGGGCCGCCTTGTTCGAGGCGTGCCACTGTTCGTGCTACTGCCGCTACTGGCACTTCATCGGCACGACGAACGACTGGCTCGCGCGCACGGCCTTCTCCGCCGACGTGAACCGCGAGGAGCATGCGCAGGGACTGCTCGCGGGCGATCCCGCTTCGCGCGGACTCGTGGCGCTATCCGAGGCCGATGCCGTCGTTGGCTGGATGAAGCTGGTGCCCCGCTCCACCGTAACGAAGTTGCGCAAGGGCCGCGTGTACGGTGCGCTGGATCTCGGCACGGACGAAGGCGTGTACAGCATCGGGTGCTTTCTCGTGCACCCCGACCATCGCGGAAAGGGCGTGGCGCGCGCGCTCGTTCACGGCGCCGACGAAGCCGTGCGCGCGTGGGGCGGGCGCGCCGTCGAAGCGTACCCGCGACGGTCCAACGACGAGCTCCGACCCGAGGAAGTGTGGATGGGGCCGGAGCAGATCTACATCGATGCAGGATACACACATATCGCCGGAGAGGCCCCCTACCCCGTGTATCGAAAGGATTTAGGGTTTAGGGGGTAG